A genomic region of Bubalus kerabau isolate K-KA32 ecotype Philippines breed swamp buffalo chromosome 10, PCC_UOA_SB_1v2, whole genome shotgun sequence contains the following coding sequences:
- the FBXO34 gene encoding F-box only protein 34 isoform X2 produces the protein MHLKPYWKLQKKGQPLEISTGTLRIPMSHQQAISDEECKARCMKSSVFPSASLGKASSRKPFGILSPNVLCSMSGKSPEESSLNVKTKKNAPSATIHQGEEGEGPLDIWAVVKPGNTKEKIAFFAAHQCSNRIGSMKIKSSWDIDGRATKRRKKSGDLKKAKIQLERMKEVNSRCYQPEPFACGIEHCSVHYVSDGGDGVYAGRPLSVIQMVAFLEQRASALLASCAKTCTNSPAVVRFSGQSRGAPPNPEPLSAPGPCEEPAERRNPEVGETQSEPVRVLDMVARLESECLKRQSQREPGSLSRNNSFRRNVGRVLLVNGTQAEESKADKGTLEVPDTQVKTVGSVSVGCSPLRADRCSPQGDQAWDGAPRGCPSVPAGMSLHTDSAEFEPDQQTAMKSGNRHDVEMTEELVGPPFPPLTCPQAIELPTDAVDGISEELVPLANQNPDQRKKESLCISITVSKVEKDQPSSSESCEDPLPGMLFFLPSGQRLSGHSQSDESTTEESSEASQLEEAAEGDNASEEKSVSVDSFVPLASPVESTLPMLEASSWKKQVSHDFLETRFKIQQLLEPQQYMAFLPHHIMVKIFRLLPTKSLVALKCTCCYFKFIIEYYNIRPADSRWVRDPRYREDPCKQCKKKYVKGDVSLCRWHPKPYCQALPYGPGYWMCCHRSQKGFPGCKLGLHDNHWVPACHSFNRAIHKKAKGTETEEEY, from the coding sequence ATGCACCTTAAGCCATACTGGAAACTCCAGAAGAAAGGGCAACCTTTGGAAATCAGCACGGGAACTCTGAGAATTCCTATGAGCCACCAACAGGCTATCAGTGATGAAGAATGCAAAGCTAGGTGTATGAAATCAAGTGTCTTTCCTTCAGCCTCTCTTGGTAAAGCATCATCTCGAAAGCCTTTTGGAATCCTTTCTCCAAATGTTCTGTGCAGTATGAGTGGGAAGAGTCCTGAAGAGAGCAGCTTGAATGTTAAAACCAAGAAGAATGCACCATCTGCAACAATCCACCAGGGTGAAGAAGGGGAAGGGCCGCTCGATATCTGGGCTGTTGTGAAACCGGGAAATACCAAGGAAAAGATAGCATTCTTTGCAGCCCACCAGTGCAGTAATAGAATAGgatctatgaaaataaaaagctcCTGGGATATTGATGGGAGAGCtactaaaagaaggaaaaaatcagGGGATCTTAAAAAAGCCAAGATACAGTTAGAAAGGATGAAGGAGGTCAACAGCAGATGCTACCAGCCTGAGCCTTTTGCATGTGGCATCGAGCATTGCTCTGTGCATTACGTGAGTGACGGCGGGGACGGCGTGTATGCCGGGAGGCCTCTCTCGGTCATACAGATGGTTGCCTTCCTCGAGCAAAGAGCAAGCGCTCTGCTAGCCAGTTGTGCAAAAACCTGCACTAACTCACCTGCTGTGGTGCGGTTTTCCGGGCAATCCAGAGGTGCACCCCCAAACCCCGAGCCTTTGTCCGCCCCAGGACCATGTGAAGAACCTGCAGAAAGGAGAAATCCTGAGGTTGGTGAAACACAGAGCGAGCCTGTCCGTGTCCTCGACATGGTAGCCAGGCTGGAGTCCGAGTGCCTGAAGCGGCAGAGCCAGCGGGAGCCCGGGAGCCTCTCGAGGAATAACAGCTTTCGCCGCAATGTGGGCCGCGTGCTGCTTGTGAATGGCACCCAGGCTGAGGAAAGCAAAGCAGACAAAGGCACCTTGGAGGTTCCTGACACTCAGGTGAAAACTGTGGGGTCTGTATCTGTGGGCTGCAGCCCCTTAAGAGCTGACCGTTGTTCTCCTCAGGGAGACCAGGCCTGGGACGGCGCGCCTCGAGGCTGCCCCTCGGTGCCGGCAGGCATGAGTTTGCACACAGACAGTGCGGAGTTCGAGCCAGATCAGCAGACGGCCATGAAAAGCGGCAACAGGCACGATGTGGAAATGACAGAGGAACTTGTTGGGCCACCTTTTCCTCCTCTCACCTGTCCCCAAGCCATTGAATTGCCCACAGATGCTGTTGATGGCATTAGTGAAGAGCTTGTGCCACTTGCTAACCAAAATCCTGATCAGCGCAAAAAAGAATCTTTGTGCATTAGCATCACTGTGTCCAAGGTAGAGAAAGACCAGCCTTCCAGTTCGGAGTCCTGTGAAGACCCACTTCCAGGGATGTTGTTTTTTTTGCCATCTGGTCAGCGCTTGTCAGGCCATTCCCAGTCAGATGAAAGCACAACAGAAGAGTCTTCCGAGGCCAGTCAGCTTGAAGAGGCTGCTGAAGGTGACAATGCATCTGAGGAAAAAAGCGTCTCGGTTGATTCATTTGTCCCACTGGCCTCTCCTGTGGAAAGTACATTACCAATGCTTGAGGCATCCAGCTGGAAGAAGCAGGTGTCACATGACTTTCTGGAGACCAGGTTTAAAATCCAACAGCTTTTAGAGCCTCAGCAGTATATGGCTTTTCTGCCCCACCACATCATGGTGAAAATCTTCAGGTTACTTCCTACTAAGAGTTTAGTGGCTCTTAAATGTACCTGCTGCTatttcaagtttatcattgaaTATTACAATATCAGGCCAGCAGATTCTCGCTGGGTTCGGGATCCACGCTACAGAGAGGATCCGTGCAAGCAGTGCAAGAAAAAATATGTGAAAGGGGATGTGTCCCTGTGCCGGTGGCACCCCAAGCCCTACTGCCAGGCACTGCCCTACGGGCCGGGGTACTGGATGTGCTGCCACCGGtcccagaagggcttccctggctgtAAGCTGGGGCTCCATGACAATCACTGGGTCCCCGCTTGCCATAGCTTTAATCGGGCAATCCATAAGAAAGCAAAAGGGACTGAAACTGAAGAGGAGTATTAA
- the FBXO34 gene encoding F-box only protein 34 isoform X1: MGFGASVGLRRAALGARSVSAVGSEPGLQPPPLYRGVQPLARPRPGQERRTSVMHLKPYWKLQKKGQPLEISTGTLRIPMSHQQAISDEECKARCMKSSVFPSASLGKASSRKPFGILSPNVLCSMSGKSPEESSLNVKTKKNAPSATIHQGEEGEGPLDIWAVVKPGNTKEKIAFFAAHQCSNRIGSMKIKSSWDIDGRATKRRKKSGDLKKAKIQLERMKEVNSRCYQPEPFACGIEHCSVHYVSDGGDGVYAGRPLSVIQMVAFLEQRASALLASCAKTCTNSPAVVRFSGQSRGAPPNPEPLSAPGPCEEPAERRNPEVGETQSEPVRVLDMVARLESECLKRQSQREPGSLSRNNSFRRNVGRVLLVNGTQAEESKADKGTLEVPDTQVKTVGSVSVGCSPLRADRCSPQGDQAWDGAPRGCPSVPAGMSLHTDSAEFEPDQQTAMKSGNRHDVEMTEELVGPPFPPLTCPQAIELPTDAVDGISEELVPLANQNPDQRKKESLCISITVSKVEKDQPSSSESCEDPLPGMLFFLPSGQRLSGHSQSDESTTEESSEASQLEEAAEGDNASEEKSVSVDSFVPLASPVESTLPMLEASSWKKQVSHDFLETRFKIQQLLEPQQYMAFLPHHIMVKIFRLLPTKSLVALKCTCCYFKFIIEYYNIRPADSRWVRDPRYREDPCKQCKKKYVKGDVSLCRWHPKPYCQALPYGPGYWMCCHRSQKGFPGCKLGLHDNHWVPACHSFNRAIHKKAKGTETEEEY; encoded by the coding sequence AACCTCTGTTATGCACCTTAAGCCATACTGGAAACTCCAGAAGAAAGGGCAACCTTTGGAAATCAGCACGGGAACTCTGAGAATTCCTATGAGCCACCAACAGGCTATCAGTGATGAAGAATGCAAAGCTAGGTGTATGAAATCAAGTGTCTTTCCTTCAGCCTCTCTTGGTAAAGCATCATCTCGAAAGCCTTTTGGAATCCTTTCTCCAAATGTTCTGTGCAGTATGAGTGGGAAGAGTCCTGAAGAGAGCAGCTTGAATGTTAAAACCAAGAAGAATGCACCATCTGCAACAATCCACCAGGGTGAAGAAGGGGAAGGGCCGCTCGATATCTGGGCTGTTGTGAAACCGGGAAATACCAAGGAAAAGATAGCATTCTTTGCAGCCCACCAGTGCAGTAATAGAATAGgatctatgaaaataaaaagctcCTGGGATATTGATGGGAGAGCtactaaaagaaggaaaaaatcagGGGATCTTAAAAAAGCCAAGATACAGTTAGAAAGGATGAAGGAGGTCAACAGCAGATGCTACCAGCCTGAGCCTTTTGCATGTGGCATCGAGCATTGCTCTGTGCATTACGTGAGTGACGGCGGGGACGGCGTGTATGCCGGGAGGCCTCTCTCGGTCATACAGATGGTTGCCTTCCTCGAGCAAAGAGCAAGCGCTCTGCTAGCCAGTTGTGCAAAAACCTGCACTAACTCACCTGCTGTGGTGCGGTTTTCCGGGCAATCCAGAGGTGCACCCCCAAACCCCGAGCCTTTGTCCGCCCCAGGACCATGTGAAGAACCTGCAGAAAGGAGAAATCCTGAGGTTGGTGAAACACAGAGCGAGCCTGTCCGTGTCCTCGACATGGTAGCCAGGCTGGAGTCCGAGTGCCTGAAGCGGCAGAGCCAGCGGGAGCCCGGGAGCCTCTCGAGGAATAACAGCTTTCGCCGCAATGTGGGCCGCGTGCTGCTTGTGAATGGCACCCAGGCTGAGGAAAGCAAAGCAGACAAAGGCACCTTGGAGGTTCCTGACACTCAGGTGAAAACTGTGGGGTCTGTATCTGTGGGCTGCAGCCCCTTAAGAGCTGACCGTTGTTCTCCTCAGGGAGACCAGGCCTGGGACGGCGCGCCTCGAGGCTGCCCCTCGGTGCCGGCAGGCATGAGTTTGCACACAGACAGTGCGGAGTTCGAGCCAGATCAGCAGACGGCCATGAAAAGCGGCAACAGGCACGATGTGGAAATGACAGAGGAACTTGTTGGGCCACCTTTTCCTCCTCTCACCTGTCCCCAAGCCATTGAATTGCCCACAGATGCTGTTGATGGCATTAGTGAAGAGCTTGTGCCACTTGCTAACCAAAATCCTGATCAGCGCAAAAAAGAATCTTTGTGCATTAGCATCACTGTGTCCAAGGTAGAGAAAGACCAGCCTTCCAGTTCGGAGTCCTGTGAAGACCCACTTCCAGGGATGTTGTTTTTTTTGCCATCTGGTCAGCGCTTGTCAGGCCATTCCCAGTCAGATGAAAGCACAACAGAAGAGTCTTCCGAGGCCAGTCAGCTTGAAGAGGCTGCTGAAGGTGACAATGCATCTGAGGAAAAAAGCGTCTCGGTTGATTCATTTGTCCCACTGGCCTCTCCTGTGGAAAGTACATTACCAATGCTTGAGGCATCCAGCTGGAAGAAGCAGGTGTCACATGACTTTCTGGAGACCAGGTTTAAAATCCAACAGCTTTTAGAGCCTCAGCAGTATATGGCTTTTCTGCCCCACCACATCATGGTGAAAATCTTCAGGTTACTTCCTACTAAGAGTTTAGTGGCTCTTAAATGTACCTGCTGCTatttcaagtttatcattgaaTATTACAATATCAGGCCAGCAGATTCTCGCTGGGTTCGGGATCCACGCTACAGAGAGGATCCGTGCAAGCAGTGCAAGAAAAAATATGTGAAAGGGGATGTGTCCCTGTGCCGGTGGCACCCCAAGCCCTACTGCCAGGCACTGCCCTACGGGCCGGGGTACTGGATGTGCTGCCACCGGtcccagaagggcttccctggctgtAAGCTGGGGCTCCATGACAATCACTGGGTCCCCGCTTGCCATAGCTTTAATCGGGCAATCCATAAGAAAGCAAAAGGGACTGAAACTGAAGAGGAGTATTAA